The Campylobacter sp. genome contains the following window.
CCGCCTCGCCCGAGCGTAGTTACTTCACCTGTGGTACTAATGCCCTGAAAGCCCGCGACGACGACGATTTTGCCCTGCTTTAGCGCCTCTTGCATGCTTTTTGGATCGATCGAGACGATGCGAGCTTTGGTGTGAAAATTATCCGTCACGATGCCCGCACCACGCCCGCTAAATGCGATCGCAGCATAGCCCTTGGCATTTAGCGCGATAGCTAAAAGTGCACTCGTGACGCGCTCGCCCGAGCTTAGCAGCACGTCCATCTCTCTGCCTACGGGAGTTTTAGTAAAAAATTCCGCCTGCTCGATGAGCTGATTGGTAACGCCGCTCATCGCAGATACGATTACCGCGACATCGTGTCCTTCGTTTTTAGTCTTTATCACGCGCTGCGCGACCGCCTCGATCCGCTCTAGCGTGCCGACGCTCGTACCGCCGTATTTTTGAACGATCAGCATTAAATGTAACCCTCCTCCTTAAAATATTTTAAAACCGTCGCGTAAATCGGCTTCTTGAAATGATTTACGTGCCTTAAAACCTCATTCGCGCCTACGAATTTAAATGCGTCGAACTCCGGAAGTTTAGTATTGATGTTCAGATCAGCCAAATTTCGCAATCGTACTAAAAAATACCTTTGAATTTGCCCGTCGTATGGGCGCATCTTTTGAGCTACCCCATCGGGAAAGTCATAGCTGAGCCACTTCGGGCACTCAGCGATGATATCGACTTTGCTTGTCCCGATCTCCTCACCGAGCTCTCTGCGGATAGCCATCGTAGGCGTCTCACCGTCGTCAATACCGCCTTGAGGA
Protein-coding sequences here:
- a CDS encoding RNA pyrophosphohydrolase, translated to MEKEKNYRPNVAAIVLSPSYPFNCEILIAQRIDIKGAWQFPQGGIDDGETPTMAIRRELGEEIGTSKVDIIAECPKWLSYDFPDGVAQKMRPYDGQIQRYFLVRLRNLADLNINTKLPEFDAFKFVGANEVLRHVNHFKKPIYATVLKYFKEEGYI